In Phycisphaerae bacterium, one genomic interval encodes:
- a CDS encoding AAA family ATPase, whose translation MHISRVVVRNFRNLATIDVSLRKGVTCIIGENNIGKTNLLHALRLVLDGDLPGYARQLTLADVNEPAAAEHPFHVVVAVEFSDFEDDVDASAFAAFFKIRENLARLTYRFRPNPTARDALEAEEREAEDLTIDDYRWEITGGGNEDPSNIDWHEDFGRTIRISDLNDYLVVFLHALRDVVADLRSSRQSPLRRIIRSLKLPRDEQARLVEVLSDANTEIASTDTIKRIGELLDERLSATAGEAFKLSVALGMGSPTFSAIERALTLLLSSDSHSRFEPGQNGLGLNNVLYVALLLQYFESRLEADECAGAVILFEEPESHLHPQLQRVLLETLKAHSVQVIVTTHSTHVTAATDIDDYVVLSLGPHGVVNAHVPRLANHLSRADRADLNRYLDATKSTLLFARRVILVEGPAELFLVPTIAKHVCGIDLDRHGVAVVPIFGTYFAPFAKLFGPDGVRKRCAIVTDRDDDPAEEGEAPRNLGKYENEFVKVFACDTTLERELAIAGISEPLRLTAAELRTRRLRQALDTDPVDFNALGKRILKAAELRSKGRFAQVLSKHMQAATDAPEYLKDAIAWVTE comes from the coding sequence ATGCACATAAGCCGAGTTGTTGTACGGAATTTCCGGAATCTCGCCACAATTGACGTTTCGCTGCGCAAGGGCGTTACCTGCATCATCGGCGAGAACAACATTGGAAAAACGAATCTACTGCACGCACTCCGGTTGGTATTGGATGGTGACTTGCCTGGCTACGCGCGGCAGTTGACACTAGCGGATGTGAACGAACCCGCCGCGGCCGAACATCCGTTTCACGTCGTAGTCGCAGTTGAGTTTAGCGACTTTGAAGATGATGTTGATGCGTCGGCGTTCGCAGCTTTTTTTAAGATACGGGAGAATTTGGCACGTCTCACGTACCGCTTTCGTCCGAATCCGACCGCCCGGGATGCACTTGAAGCTGAGGAGCGTGAGGCCGAAGACCTTACTATTGATGACTATCGCTGGGAGATCACAGGAGGCGGGAATGAGGACCCGTCAAACATCGATTGGCATGAGGACTTTGGCCGCACCATCCGTATCTCGGACTTGAACGACTACTTGGTAGTCTTCCTGCACGCGCTACGCGATGTCGTCGCCGATCTCAGGTCCTCTCGGCAGTCGCCACTTCGCCGAATCATTCGCTCGCTCAAGTTGCCGCGCGACGAACAGGCGCGTCTTGTCGAAGTCCTCTCGGACGCAAACACGGAGATTGCATCGACCGACACCATCAAGCGCATCGGCGAATTGCTTGACGAGCGTCTCTCAGCCACCGCCGGCGAGGCATTCAAGCTGTCGGTCGCCCTCGGTATGGGCAGTCCCACGTTTTCCGCCATCGAACGAGCACTTACACTATTGCTGTCGAGCGACAGCCACTCTCGATTCGAACCGGGGCAGAACGGGCTGGGGCTGAACAACGTTCTCTATGTCGCGCTCCTACTCCAATACTTCGAGAGCCGACTTGAGGCTGACGAATGCGCCGGCGCAGTGATTCTATTTGAAGAGCCGGAATCGCACCTTCACCCCCAGCTTCAGCGAGTCCTGTTGGAGACCCTTAAGGCGCATTCCGTCCAGGTAATCGTTACCACCCACAGCACGCACGTTACTGCTGCCACTGACATCGACGACTATGTAGTCCTTTCGCTAGGCCCGCATGGTGTTGTCAACGCCCACGTACCGCGCTTGGCCAATCACTTGAGCCGTGCAGATCGCGCCGACCTCAACCGATATCTGGACGCCACCAAATCGACGCTGCTCTTCGCCCGGCGAGTGATCTTGGTGGAGGGGCCAGCGGAGCTTTTCCTCGTCCCGACCATTGCGAAGCACGTATGCGGCATTGATCTCGATCGGCACGGTGTCGCAGTCGTGCCGATATTCGGGACCTACTTCGCCCCGTTCGCTAAGTTATTCGGCCCCGATGGCGTTCGTAAGCGCTGCGCGATCGTTACCGATCGCGATGATGACCCGGCAGAGGAGGGGGAGGCCCCTCGGAATCTGGGGAAATACGAGAACGAGTTCGTGAAGGTTTTCGCATGTGACACGACTCTCGAAAGAGAATTGGCAATCGCAGGAATATCTGAGCCGCTGCGCCTCACCGCGGCGGAGTTGCGTACCCGAAGGCTTAGGCAAGCTCTGGACACAGACCCAGTCGACTTTAACGCTCTCGGAAAGCGTATCCTGAAAGCGGCGGAGTTGAGATCCAAGGGACGGTTCGCCCAAGTGCTGTCTAAGCACATGCAAGCGGCAACCGATGCGCCGGAGTACCTGAAAGACGCCATCGCTTGGGTGACGGAATGA